A genomic region of Peptoniphilus sp. ING2-D1G contains the following coding sequences:
- the mutT3 gene encoding ADP-ribose pyrophosphatase (The Nudix superfamily is widespread among eucaryotes, bacteria, archaea and viruses and consists mainly of pyrophosphohydrolases that act upon substrates of general structure NUcleoside DIphosphate linked to another moiety, X (NDP-X) to yield NMP plus P-X. Such substrates include (d)NTPs (both canonical and oxidised derivatives), nucleotide sugars and alcohols, dinucleoside polyphosphates (NpnN), dinucleotide coenzymes and capped RNAs. However, phosphohydrolase activity, including activity towards NDPs themselves, and non-nucleotide substrates such as diphosphoinositol polyphosphates (DIPs), 5-phosphoribosyl 1-pyrophosphate (PRPP), thiamine pyrophosphate (TPP) and dihydroneopterin triphosphate (DHNTP) have also been described; High confidence in function and specificity), producing MDYIERTIKTDRIYDGKIVKLKIDTVELPNKKYSKREIVEHSPAVTIVAINKDDELLLVRQYRKALEKMMYEIPAGLMEFKEQPRDAAFRELREETGFSANKMEYLTEFYTSPGFCNEKVHAFFTDDIEEASQSLDEDEFIDCEAVPFKEVVKMILRGEIIDAKTIAAVLFYKEMRQKHAQ from the coding sequence ATGGATTACATTGAGAGAACTATAAAAACTGATAGAATTTATGATGGAAAAATCGTCAAACTTAAAATCGATACGGTTGAGCTTCCCAACAAAAAATATTCAAAAAGAGAAATAGTCGAACACAGCCCGGCAGTTACAATAGTGGCAATAAATAAGGACGATGAGTTGCTTTTAGTAAGACAGTACAGAAAAGCCTTAGAAAAAATGATGTATGAAATACCCGCAGGTCTTATGGAATTCAAAGAACAACCAAGAGATGCGGCCTTTAGAGAATTGAGAGAAGAAACGGGATTTTCCGCAAATAAGATGGAATACCTGACGGAATTTTATACTTCACCGGGATTTTGCAATGAAAAAGTTCACGCTTTTTTCACCGATGACATTGAAGAGGCAAGCCAAAGCTTAGATGAAGACGAATTTATAGACTGTGAAGCAGTGCCCTTTAAAGAAGTGGTAAAGATGATTCTCAGAGGCGAAATAATAGATGCCAAGACCATAGCTGCAGTTCTCTTTTACAAAGAGATGAGGCAAAAACATGCTCAATAA
- the punA gene encoding Purine nucleoside phosphorylase 1 (The purine nucleoside phosphorylases catalyze the phosphorolytic breakdown of the N-glycosidic bond in the beta-(deoxy)ribonucleoside molecules, with the formation of the corresponding free purine bases and pentose-1-phosphate. Cleaves guanosine and inosine; High confidence in function and specificity), whose product MLNKTVSYIRNITDFTPETAIILGSGLGDFAENIEDKTVINYEDIPGFSKSNVKGHNSRLVFGNIKDKKIVAMQGRIHYYEGHTMEEVVYPIRVLKSLGVEKLIITNSSGGINTEYTPGDIVIIKDHINLSGTNPLIGESDDENHRFIDMTYAYSRELMDKASDVAEKLNMDIKRGVYMYFTGPSYETPSEIKAAAILGADCVGMSTVPEVIQANFEKIEVLGLSCITNMAAGILDKPLRHQDVIEISAKIKETFKTYVEKIIAVI is encoded by the coding sequence ATGCTCAATAAAACCGTCTCCTACATCAGAAACATCACGGACTTCACACCGGAAACAGCAATTATATTGGGTTCGGGTCTTGGAGATTTTGCAGAAAATATAGAAGACAAAACAGTTATAAACTACGAGGACATTCCCGGATTTTCAAAATCCAACGTAAAGGGACACAACTCAAGACTTGTTTTCGGAAACATCAAAGATAAAAAAATCGTAGCCATGCAGGGAAGAATACATTACTATGAGGGACATACCATGGAAGAAGTGGTCTATCCCATAAGAGTTTTAAAATCCCTTGGAGTAGAAAAACTCATAATCACAAACTCAAGCGGAGGCATAAATACGGAATACACACCCGGAGATATAGTGATCATAAAGGACCACATAAACCTGTCCGGCACAAATCCCCTCATAGGAGAAAGCGATGATGAAAATCACAGATTCATAGACATGACCTATGCATATTCAAGGGAATTGATGGATAAAGCATCAGATGTCGCCGAGAAACTGAATATGGACATAAAAAGAGGGGTTTATATGTACTTCACGGGGCCAAGCTATGAAACACCTTCAGAAATCAAGGCGGCGGCCATACTTGGAGCCGACTGTGTCGGAATGAGCACTGTTCCCGAAGTTATACAGGCAAACTTTGAAAAAATAGAGGTTCTGGGGCTCAGTTGCATAACAAACATGGCGGCTGGCATATTGGATAAACCCTTAAGACACCAAGATGTAATAGAGATTTCCGCCAAAATAAAAGAGACCTTCAAAACCTATGTGGAAAAAATAATAGCGGTGATTTAA